Part of the Halopenitus persicus genome is shown below.
CTGGATCTCGACGTGAAAGCCGACGGCGACTGGCGACGCTGGGTCGACCTGGACGACGCGGAGCGGCGAACGCTCGTGAGCGCGCTGTTGCAGCGGGCCGTCTCCTCGGGGGTGCCCGCGAGCCGGATCGAGGAGCTCGTCGGGACCTCCTACACGCTCACCGCCGAGGAGCCCGGGACGGCGCTGCGTGACGTCAGCGAGTACTCGACGTTGCTCAACGCGACCGCCCGATACGAACGGGCGGACGTCGGCCTCGCCGTCTGTCTCGGCGAGCGCGGGGCGCCGCTCGAGCGCGCACGAACCCTCCTGCGGAACCACCGCCGGAACCTCTCGGAGGGGCTCCAGTGGGTGAAAACCGAGGGCGTCGTCGAGGAGGACAACCTCCAGTGGTTCGACGCGGAATCGCGCATTCGGGAGACGATCGTCGGGATCGTCGCCGGAATGGCGATCGGATCGCCGGCGGTCGACCGGTCGAAGCCGATCGTCGCGTTCGCAGAGAAGGACGCCGAGCACGTCAAAGTCTCCGGCCGCGGCTCACACCAGCTGGTCCGACGGGGGCTGGACCTGTCGGCCGTGATGCGGGAGGCGTCGCGAGCGGTCGGCGGCGACGGCGGCGGTCACGACGTCGCCGCCGGCGCGACCATCCCGAGCGGAACCCGGCGGGAGTTCGTGGAGAGGGCGGACGCCATCGTCGGCGAGCAGCTCGGGTGACGCAAAGTGGCGCCGCTGTGCGAAAGCGGCAACGCGGGGTAACTCCAAGGTATTACGTTCAGTATTTACGTGCCCGCAAGGTAACCACACGCGGATGAGTTACACCGGTCCGACTGACCTGTATATCGATGGCGAGTGGACGAGCGCCGACGACGGCGAGACGTTTACGACCGAGGATCCCGCGACGGAGGAGCCGTACGCGACCGTCGCGGAGGCGAGCGAGACCGACGTCGATCGCGCGGTCGAGGCCGCCCGGGCGGCGGCCGATCGGGACGCCGAGTGGCGGTCGCTGGACCCGCGGGAGCGCGGCCGGCTGCTCGAGTCGTTCGCGAACGCGATCGAGGACCGCAAGGACGAGATCGTCCGCGTCGAGTCCCGCGACAACGGGAAGACGCCCTTCGAGGCGACGCTCGACGTCGACATGGTCATCGACACGGTCCGGTACTACGCCGGCTGGACCGACAAGATCGAGGGCGACGAGGTGCCGGTTCCGGGCGACCGACTGAACTACACCGTGCGCGAACCCCTCGGGGTCACCGGCCACGTGATCCCGTGGAACTACCCCTTCCAGCTCGCCGGGCGGAGCCTCGCGCCGGCGCTGGCGTGCGGCAACACGGCCGTGCTGAAGCCCTCGAGCACGACGCCGCTGTCCGCGCTCTACTACGCGGCGGCGGCGGAGGAGGCGGGCCTGCCGGACGGGGTGGTCAACGTCGTTCCCGGTCGCGGCAGCGTCGCGGGCAACCGGCTGGTCGAACATCCCGACGTCGACCACGTCGCGTTCACCGGCAGCACCGGGGTCGGGAAGGGCGTGATGGAGCGGGCGGCACAAAACGTCACCGGCGTCACGCTCGAGCTCGGCGGGAAGGGACCGAACATCGTCTTCCCGGATGCCGACCTCGACGCGGCGGCGGCCGGTTGTCACTACGGGATCTTCATGAACGCCGGCCAGATGTGCTGGGCGGGCTCGCGACTGCTCGTCCACGAGGACGTCCACGACGAGGTCGTCGACCGCGTGGTCGAGCGGGCGGAATCGACGCCCCTCGGGAGCGGGATCGACGACGACGGTCGGATGGGCCCGGTCGTCAGCGAGAGCCACCACGAGGAGGTCCTCGAGTACATCGAGACCGGCCGTCAGGAAGGCGCGACCGTCGCGACCGGCGGCGGCGTCCCCGACGGGAAGGACGCGGGCTACTTCATCGAACCGACGGTGTTCACCGACGTCACGAACGACATGACGATCGCCAGGGAGGAGATCTTCGGCCCCGTGCTGTCGGTCATCGAGTTCTCCGACCGCGAGGAGGCCATCGAGATCGCCAACGACTCGCCGTACGGCCTGATGGCCGGTATCTGGACGAACGACCTGCAGACGGCACACGGCGTCGCCGACTACCTGGATTACGGGATGGTCAGCATCAACGAATACCCGGTGACCCAGCCCCAGACCCCGTTCGGCGGGTTCAAACAGAGCGGCAACGGCCGCGAACAGGGGACCGAGGCGCTCCACGAGTACACCCAGACGAAGAACGTCAACGTCAATCTAGAGTGAGCAGCGCAATCCGGTGCGAGCAGTGCAATCCGGTGCGAGCAGTGCAATCCGGTGCGAGCAGTGCAATCCGGAGTGAGCAGCCTCACGCCCCGCCGGATGCGCTTTCCTCGTCGTAGAGGTCGGTGACTTCGGCGGCGAACCGGTCGAGGATGTCCCGGCGTTTCTTCTTCATGGTCGGGGTGAGCAGCCCGTTCTCCTCGGTGAAGGGCTCCGGGACGAGCCGGAATCGTTTGATCCGTTCGTGGGGCTCGAGGTCCGCGTTCAGCCGATCGACGTCCTGCTGAATTCGATCGTGGACGCGGTCGTCCCGAGTCATCGCGCCGCGATCGGCGGGGAGATCGATCCCCTGCTCGGCGGCCCAGTCGCGGAGCGCCTCGGCGTCCGGGACGATGAGTGCCGAGACGAACTTCCGATCGTCGCCGACCACGAGACACTGCTCGATGATCGCGGCGTCGGCGAACCGGTCCTCGATCGGCGCCGGCATCACGGTCTTCCCGGTCGAGAGGACGATCCGCCGGTCGGCGCGTCCCCGAAACTCGATGTAGCCGTCCGGTCGGATCGCGACGATATCGCCGGTCCGGAACCAGCCGTCGTCGGTGAACGCCGCGGCGGTGGCGTCGGGACGGTTCCAATAGCCCTCGGTCACCTGCGGCCCGCGTACCAGGAGCTCGCCGAGGTCGCCATCGACGTCGTCGGCCCGGCCGTCGCTCACCGCGGCGTCGTCGACGGCGACGTCCGTGTCGACGACCGGCGGACCGATCGTTCCGGGTATCGGGGCCTCGGGCGGGTTGACCGAGACGACGGGCGCGGTCTCGGTGAGGCCGTACCCCTCGAGGATGGGAAGGCCCATCCCGTGATACAGCGCGCAGAGGTCGGGCGACAGCGAGCCGCCGCCCGAAATGAAGAAGTCGACGTTGCCCCCGAGCGCCTCCCGGACCGAATCGAAGACGAGTCGGTCGGCGATCGCGTGTTTGGCCGCGAGCACCGGGCCCGGATCGTCGGTCCGGTTGACCGTTCGGCCGACCGTGGTCGCCCACTCGAAGACCCGGCGGGAGACCGCCGACTCGGCGGCCTGTCGGCGCATCGACGCGTAGAGCTTCTCGTAGACGCGGGGGACGCTCGTGGCGGTCGTCGGACGAACGTGCTCGAAATCCTCCCGGAGCGTGTCCGGGCTCTCGGCGTACGCGACCGTGGCGCCGGCGGCGAACATCAGGAAGTGGCCGGCGAGCCGCTCGAAGACGTGGGCAAGCGGGAGGAACGACAGCGTCGTCGTTCCGGAGTCGATCCGCGGAACGTCCGGAGCCTTGTCCGGGCGGGGACCGAGCCGTTTGTAACATTGCGTCAGGTTCGCCCGGAGGTTGTGGTGGGTGAGCGGGACGCCTTTGGGGCGGCCGGTGGTTCCGGACGTGTAGATGAGGGTTGCGAGGTCCGTCAGCGACCGCTCGTCGATCCACCCCTCGTAGGCGTCCCGGTCGAACGTTTCGCGGCCGCGCTCGTGAAGCGCGGCGAGCGGAACGACGGACGGATCGTCGCCCGCGTCGTGATCGAGGTCCGGTTCCGCGTCCGGACCGTCGTCGATCGTGACGATCGCCTCGAGGTCGTGATCGAGAGCCTCGTGGACGTCGAGCACGCGATCGCGAAGCGCCGCGTTCTCGACCACGACGACGGTCGCTTCGGGGTCCTCGAGCAGGTACCGAAGCCGCGCGTCGGTGGCGGACGGGTAGACGGTCGTGACGACGCCGCCGGCCGCGAGGAGGGCGAAATCGACCTGCGCCCACTCCATCCGGGTGTGGGAGACGATCGCGACTCGAGTGTCGGCATCGACGCCGAGATCCCGAAAGCCGGCGGCGAGCCGCTC
Proteins encoded:
- a CDS encoding single-stranded-DNA-specific exonuclease RecJ, which codes for MSAADPPVPALAERAAACADRLRAADRVLLASHIDADGLTSGAIASSALERAGIDHETVFEKQLDEESIAGIATREFETVLFTDFGSGQLDVIADHEAAGDFTPVIADHHQPADADTEYHLNPLLFGIDGAAELSGAGASYVLAHALDPTNRDLAALAVVGAVGDMQGGTEGLTGANEGIVDHAVAAGVLETRTDIALYGRQTRPLPKLLEYASDVRIPGISNDEAGAIAFLSDLDLDVKADGDWRRWVDLDDAERRTLVSALLQRAVSSGVPASRIEELVGTSYTLTAEEPGTALRDVSEYSTLLNATARYERADVGLAVCLGERGAPLERARTLLRNHRRNLSEGLQWVKTEGVVEEDNLQWFDAESRIRETIVGIVAGMAIGSPAVDRSKPIVAFAEKDAEHVKVSGRGSHQLVRRGLDLSAVMREASRAVGGDGGGHDVAAGATIPSGTRREFVERADAIVGEQLG
- a CDS encoding aldehyde dehydrogenase family protein translates to MSYTGPTDLYIDGEWTSADDGETFTTEDPATEEPYATVAEASETDVDRAVEAARAAADRDAEWRSLDPRERGRLLESFANAIEDRKDEIVRVESRDNGKTPFEATLDVDMVIDTVRYYAGWTDKIEGDEVPVPGDRLNYTVREPLGVTGHVIPWNYPFQLAGRSLAPALACGNTAVLKPSSTTPLSALYYAAAAEEAGLPDGVVNVVPGRGSVAGNRLVEHPDVDHVAFTGSTGVGKGVMERAAQNVTGVTLELGGKGPNIVFPDADLDAAAAGCHYGIFMNAGQMCWAGSRLLVHEDVHDEVVDRVVERAESTPLGSGIDDDGRMGPVVSESHHEEVLEYIETGRQEGATVATGGGVPDGKDAGYFIEPTVFTDVTNDMTIAREEIFGPVLSVIEFSDREEAIEIANDSPYGLMAGIWTNDLQTAHGVADYLDYGMVSINEYPVTQPQTPFGGFKQSGNGREQGTEALHEYTQTKNVNVNLE
- a CDS encoding AMP-dependent synthetase/ligase, which codes for MNWREAEREFEDPAIAEEPLPRTFDRSARRHADRTAQRYKGGVADRSLVSGGVIPAASDGEYADLTYAEMRSIVERLAAGFRDLGVDADTRVAIVSHTRMEWAQVDFALLAAGGVVTTVYPSATDARLRYLLEDPEATVVVVENAALRDRVLDVHEALDHDLEAIVTIDDGPDAEPDLDHDAGDDPSVVPLAALHERGRETFDRDAYEGWIDERSLTDLATLIYTSGTTGRPKGVPLTHHNLRANLTQCYKRLGPRPDKAPDVPRIDSGTTTLSFLPLAHVFERLAGHFLMFAAGATVAYAESPDTLREDFEHVRPTTATSVPRVYEKLYASMRRQAAESAVSRRVFEWATTVGRTVNRTDDPGPVLAAKHAIADRLVFDSVREALGGNVDFFISGGGSLSPDLCALYHGMGLPILEGYGLTETAPVVSVNPPEAPIPGTIGPPVVDTDVAVDDAAVSDGRADDVDGDLGELLVRGPQVTEGYWNRPDATAAAFTDDGWFRTGDIVAIRPDGYIEFRGRADRRIVLSTGKTVMPAPIEDRFADAAIIEQCLVVGDDRKFVSALIVPDAEALRDWAAEQGIDLPADRGAMTRDDRVHDRIQQDVDRLNADLEPHERIKRFRLVPEPFTEENGLLTPTMKKKRRDILDRFAAEVTDLYDEESASGGA